The following coding sequences are from one Spirochaetales bacterium window:
- a CDS encoding effector binding domain-containing protein, with protein MVNVRIEQKNNFSIIGRKMYITKLEQFSEFWKKSHESGLIKKLNQIREIHGCPITNGTHIGLSCTEKDPDNRNFYFFISVEYPCKCDGMKDLEIYNVASFKWAVFSKNCTEINALFDCEMYAFKEWLPTSKYEHDFGPEMEVYHNNKIEFWLPIIGKKLFQPLKKK; from the coding sequence ATGGTTAATGTCAGGATCGAACAAAAAAATAATTTCTCGATAATTGGCAGAAAAATGTATATTACGAAACTGGAACAATTTTCGGAATTTTGGAAAAAGAGTCATGAAAGCGGTCTGATAAAAAAATTGAATCAGATTAGGGAAATTCATGGATGTCCGATAACAAATGGTACACACATAGGGCTTTCATGTACGGAGAAAGATCCTGATAACAGAAATTTTTATTTTTTTATATCTGTTGAATATCCATGTAAATGTGATGGTATGAAGGATCTCGAGATATATAACGTTGCATCATTTAAATGGGCAGTTTTTTCAAAAAATTGCACTGAAATTAATGCCCTTTTTGATTGTGAGATGTACGCTTTTAAAGAATGGCTACCAACGTCAAAATATGAACATGATTTTGGTCCGGAAATGGAAGTATACCATAATAATAAAATTGAATTCTGGTTACCGATTATAGGAAAAAAGCTTTTTCAACCGTTAAAAAAGAAATAA